Below is a window of Nitrososphaerota archaeon DNA.
GCAAGCCAGGGGCTGACCCAGGGAGCGGGACACAAGGAAGGAGCGGACAGGGCCGAGGAGCTCCTGGACTGGTGCCACGAGCTGAGGATCAGGACCGTGACCCTCTACGTGCTGTCCACTGAGAACCTGGACAGGTCGACGGAGGAGCTGATGGACCTCTTTTCACTGATCGAAGCGAGGCTCGCCAGGCTCCTCAACGACGAGCGCATCACAAGGTACAGGGTGAAGGTCAGGGCCATAGGCCAGCTGGAGCTGCTCCCCGACTCAATCAGGGCCTTGCTGGAAGCCATCGAGCGCAAGACCGAGGGGTTCGGAGACCACTACCTCAACATCGCGGTCGCCTACGGCGGGAGGGCGGAGATCACAGACATGGTGAAGTCGGTGGCCCAGGACGTGAAGAACGGGAAGTTGAGGCCCGAGGACATCACCGAGGACACCGTAGGCAAGAGGCTGTACACGTCCTACCTGCCGAACCAGGAGCCCGACCTCATCATCAGGACCTCCGGGGAGGAAAGGATGAGCGGGTTCATGCTCTGGCAGGGGGCGTACTCCGAGCTGGTCTTCATGGACGTCTTCTGGCCGGCGTTTCGGAAGATTGACCTGATGCGGGCCATCCGCACCTATCAGACGAGGACGCGAAGGTACGGCGGATAGCGAAAACCGTTATAACCAATCGGGCAAGTGGGTGGGTTAAGTTGAAAATATCCTTGGGCACCATGAAGGAGAAGGGTCAGGAACTCGCAACGTTCCTCGAGCCCAGGGTCGGGACCGCCCCCTCGGTGTCTGGAGATTCGATTGAGATCGACGACGGGAGCCTGAGGGCAGGGGTCAAGCCCAGGGACGTCAAGACCTACATCAAGAGGTTCATGTACATGAACGGGATCCGGAAGAACTACAGGGTATTCGTCGCTGGCAAGGAGCTCACCGTCCAAGAGATAGAACTGGAAGAGAAGGAGGAGGCCAAGCCGGAGGCGCCCGAAGCCCCCGCCCCAGAGGAGGCGAAGGAGGAAGCACCCGAGGGCGAGAAGAAGGAAGAGGCGCAGAAGCCGAAGAAGGGCGCAGCCAAGAAGCCACGCGCCAAGAAGAAGAAGGAAGAATCAGAAGCCTAGGCATGTTTCCCCTTCGCAGTCCTCGTCTTTAAACGCCGTTTCTCTTTCAACAGCACCCTAAGGTAGTTCCTGGATTCTCGAAGTTCCTTAAGGGCCTGGCGGAAGTCGCCCAGGGCGAAGCTCTGTGAGCCCTTCCTTAGGCTCTTCAGGGAGAACTGAAGCGCCTGGCGCTCGTCCGGGACCGAGTACTGCTTCTGGGAGATGAAGCGCCCCGGGTTCTCCTCGTCCAAGTCGACCCGGATGAACGCGATGCTCTTCTCCACGTCCAAGTACGCCCTCCAAACAGACCGGAGCTGGCCGGTGTCGGGCTCGCCGCGGATTCCAGGGATGACCCCCTCGATCCTCAGTTCCGCGTCCCTGAGGTCGTCCGCCGTCTCCTGCCTCCAGTCTTCCACGCCCAGAGACCTCAGGCCCGGCCATTTAGGCTGAGACCCGTTTCAGGTCGTTCATGCTTATAACGGGCATTCGAAGGACACGGTTCGCTTGCCCAAGAAGAATGAGCAGAGGATAGGAGGCGCCTGCTACGTCGGGCTCGAGTCCCTGGTTGAACTCGGGCGACTATCGTGCGCGCTGGAAAGGGCGCCGTTTCCGCTGTTCGCGTTCAAGGCAGGAAAGGCCACGAGGATTGCGGCCCAAGCCGACCTGTTCATGGGGACCCCGATATTCTACTACTTCGACTCGCCCAACGTGGACGAGTTCCTTGCCTACAGGACGACGGGAGACGGTGAGGAAGTGCAGCTCGTGAACTCGGCCAGCAACGCGTCCTACCTCTATGCCCCTGTCATCCGAGTCCAGAAGATGCCGGAGATGCTCGACCCGAAGAAGGAGTTTAGCGACAAGTTCATGTCGGTTGAGGTGGAGAACATACCGAGCCTCGTGAAAGTGGGAGCCTACAAGACCCTCTTCGAGGAACCGCCGCTTCCGCTCTTTGCCTACAAGGAAGGGCCGGGGTGGGTCCTGGGGACCTTCGCCCGCATAGACGACTATGAGGAAGCTTCCATCTTCTTCTACACGCACTCTGATGCGGAGCCCTCGGGGTTCCTGAGGTACTCCTACGACAAAATAACCGAGACCACCTTCGTAAAGAGGACAGACGAACCGGGGTTCCACTACATCAAGGTCGTACGGCTGTCGCAGCCCCACCCTCTCGTTCAGTACTGATCTGCAGCGCCGTCCGGGCCCTTTCCCCTTAGGAACCCGTCGGCCTCCTTCAGGGTCATCTTCGAGTTGTCGTAGGACGCGCGCTTGATCGCGTCGGAGAATGAGAACCAGGCGAAGCCCTGGTGCTCGAAGGAGATCTTGATGTTCTCGCTGTTCGTGCTGGCCAGGAGATAGATTACCTGCTTGTGGACGTCCTTGCCCCCCCTCCTGTAGAAGTACTCGATAACCTTCCTGAACCCAGGGATCACGGAGACGTCCGTGAGCCCTGTCTCTTCGGCGACCTCCCTGAGGACGGTCTGGAGCTCCCCCTCTCCCTCCTCCCTATTGCCCTTCGGAAAGTCCCAGCGGCCTCCGTTCTGGAGCAGGAGATACCGCCGCCCGTCAGCACCGTCCCTGAAGACGACCGCTCCGGCGGAATGCTCGTCCACACTCACCATCCCTGAAAGTTCGATTATTAGCGTTCCGCAGGTCCTAGAAGTGGCCCTCAACTGCCCTCGAGATCTCCAAACTGTTTTATACAGATTTCAGACGCCGCTTCATTCGCGCTTGCCCAAGATCAAGGTCGCCATTGCGGGAGTAGGCAATTGCGCCTCGGCGATCATTCAGGGAGTCCGGTACTATTCGCAGAAGGGGGAAGGAGAGGGGCTCACCTACTGGAAGGTCGGTGGGTACACGCCGGAGCACATCGAGTTCGTCGCGGCCTTCGACGTGTCCTCCAGGAAGGTCGGGAAGGACCTCTCGCAGGCCATATTCCAGCCCCCCAACAACACCGAGAAGATCACAGACGTGCCCAAGCTTGGGGTCGTGGTGAAGAAGGGGCCGGTCATGGACGGAATCGGCAAGTTCCTGAAGGACGTGGTGCCGGTCGCAGAGAGCAAGGAGGACGACGTCGTCGAGGAGCTGAAGCGGAGCGGCGCCGAGGTCCTCGTGAACTACCTGCCAGTGGGGAGCACGGCCGCATCCCACAGCTACGCGGAAGCCGCCCTCGAAGCTGGGGTCGCTTTCATCAACGCGATTCCTGTCTTCATCGCCTCGGACCCAGCCTGGGCTGAGAGGTTCGCGAGGGCGAAGCTCCCGGTGGCCGGGGACGACGTGATGAGCCAAATCGGGGCGACGGTGCTTCACAAGACCCTAGTGAAGATGGCGATAGATAGGGGAGTCAAGGTGGACGAGACCTACCAGCTGAACATCGGCGGAGACACCGACTTCCTGAACATGCTCGAGGAGAGCAGGCTGAAGGACAAGCGCGAGAGCAAGACGAGCGCAGTTAGGGCAATGTCACCCTACGAGGTCCCCACGAGGATTGGCCCCAGCGACTACGTTCCCTTCCTGAACAACGACAAAGTCTGCTACATCTGGCTGAAGGGGAAGTACTTCGGCGGGACTGTCGTCAAGATGGACGTCAAGCTTCACGTGGTCGACGCCTACGACAGCGGAGGGGTGATGGTCGACGCCATCAGGGGAGCGAAGGTCGCACTGGACAGAGGGGTCGGGGGCCAGCTCATCAGCCTGTCAGCCTATTGCTTCAAGCACCCGCCCGTCCAGATGCCCTACCCGGCGGCCAAGGCTGCCTTTGAAGATTTTACTTCTGGGAAGCTCGAACGGTAGACGCAGACTTCTTTCGAATGTAGTACGCCGTAGCAAGAAGCGCGAGGAAGACCAGCGCGGACGGGAGCAGGTACCTGGTCGTCACGTTCTCGCCGATGGCTATCCCGTTCGGAGGGGTCTTGCCACTGACGGTGACACCGCCGTAGGCGAAGCTCAACTTCGCCTTGTCGAATGGGATAGTGATCCCCGAGCTGGCAACCGCCGACATCGATGCGTTGTAGACCCCGTGGGCGCTCAGCTGGCTGGCGCTGACCGTGAGGACTCCTCCCGAGAGCTGGGCGTTCTTGAGCAGCGAGAGCCCCAGCCCGGACGGGACAGGGAGGGTGAAGAGCACTTGAGAGACGTCCACCCCTGAGGGGTTGTTGATGCCGATGCTGATTGTGAAGTTCTTCCCCTCGGTCGGAGTTGTGGGGGAGGTGGTTATGGTCGCGCTCAGGGGAGCGTAAACAGACACGACTGGGCCGAGCCCTTTGAGGGTGAAGGGCCTGCCGCCGAAGAAGACGCTGGAGTAGACTGGGGTGGCAGTCCGGTCTCCCGAGACGCTCGACAGCGCGGTCACGCTGTAGGACGCGCTGACGTTCGCTCCGGGCGAGAGGACCTGGGCCGAAGTGGAAGGGATGGCCGAGGCCGAGAGCTGGTCGAAACTGTCCACGGCCGAAGTGATGCTGGTGTTGTAGATGTTGAAGGGACCGTTATTGAATCCCTGGAGCCCAACTTTCGAAGCCATGCCGCCGAAGAGCTTGGAAGGGGCGAATGCTTTCGAGATCACGAAACCGGTCGGCGCAGCCAGCGCGGTCGAACGGCCGGTCAGGCTGAGCCCTGCGCTCAGGCCTCCGAAGTCGGCCGGGGCGAAGAAGTAGTTGAGCGGCGAGGTGACGTTGAACTTGAGGTAGGCGCGCATGGTCGTGCCTCCCTTGATTGACGCGTAGGTGAGCTTGAGGACCCCGGACGAACAGGTTGCCCCAGTGCCGCTGACCGACTCACATCCAATCCCGGCTGGCAGGGCTTCGTTTGCCAGGAACGAGGTGACGTTGGAGGGGCCGATGTTCGAGGTGGCCAGGGTCAGTGTCAGGTTGGTTCCCCCGGCCTTGAGGGGTGACAGCGCGGAGCTGAGGACGAGCTGCGCGTAGCCCACCTGCATGGCAGAGTGGGAAAGGACGACCGGAAGGGCATTCGTCGTGGCGGTCAAGCTCCCCCCCTCCAGGTCTGTGTAGGACACCGAGTAGGACTTCGTGAGGTTGCTCCCCAGGAGACTCTCGGCTGAAAGAGAGACGTTCAGAGAGGCCGTGCTGCCCTGGGGGATGCTGCCGAGGGACTTGCCGGCCACGGTGACCGAGCTGGCTGTCTGAGTCCCGACGTTCCTCATGATGATCCTGGCGCCCTGGGTGCTCCCCACCGACTTGCCGTAGCCCCCGGTCGGAATGACGTAGGCGAAGACGTCAGCGTGCGACGCCCCCAGAGACAGGACCACGGGGTTGGTCCTGGCGGTTGCGTTGAATGTCGAGGGACCGTCGGCGTAGGAGTACTTGACAGTGGCTGGCGGGATCGTTATCGCCTCTGTGGAGCTCCCGATGTACTGCAGCACGTAGGTCAGGGTGTACCTTCCTCCCGGCGGGAGGGTCGATTGGGAAAGGGTCGAGTTGGTGTGCCGGACCAGCTTGAACATCGTCGGGTCCCACCAGTTGTCTGTGCCCGAGACGTGGGTCACCTGAGTGGAGTTGGACAGGTTAAGCAGAGATACCGAGATCGAATCGTTGTCAAGGTGGTTCAGGACTCCCGCGTCGACCAGCCTGGTGGCGATCAGTCCGAGGGGATGCTGGAGCATGGTAGCGTTCAGGGAGTGAACCTTCTGGCCTTGGCCCAGGGCAAGGGAGTACGACGCGGTAAAGTGGGTAGGGTCGTTGGTCACCGTCGCCTTGTCTTTGGAAGTCAACTGGCCGTCCAGAACCCTCGCTTGGATGGTCGAGGACGCGCTAAGGCTCGAAGCGGTGATGAACGCCGGAGACGTCCCGAAGTACCCGAGGACGGCGGGCTTGTTCTGAGCGTCGAGGGCAGTCGCAGTGATCGAACCCACCACAATGCTGTGGTCGAACCCAGAGGTTGACTTCGTTCCTTCGACAACCACCAGAGGAGAGAGCGAACTCTGGATAGCCGAGGGCGTAACCAGCGGGGCGAACCCACCGGCGGAGGAGGGGATGAGCTTGAGAAGCGTCCCCGGCACAACGTCGTTGAAGGAGAGGGGGCTGTAGAACGTGAAGGTGCCCGTCCCGTTCGAATACGAAATGAAGGCCGTCACCATGTAGGAGTTGAGGGCGCGGGCGGCAGAGAGCGCATCGGAGTAGGAATCGGAGCCCAGGGTCAGGAAGAGCCCTTCAGCCGGAATGTAGGGTACTGGGATCAGGTTGTAGCCCTGGGGGCCGAAGACCTGGAAGTCGGATTTCCAAGTCGTCGTCCTGATTGCAGTGATGTTGTACCAGCCAAGCCCGGGGGAAGACTCGAAGGCCGCGAGCTTGCTCGAACCGTTTATCCCGTTGAATGTGAAGTACCAGAAGGCGCTCGACCCGGCTACGAAGACCTGGAGCTTCTCAGAATAGGCGCCCGCCGCCTGGGTTTGCTGAAAGGGGACGGCCGCAAGGACGAACAGGGCAACCACGGAGATGGCCAGAGCCTGAGAACGCTTCAAGTGAGACTCCGAAGGGCGAACAATTTAGCCTATTTAGCCGTTCGGCCTTATTTCTTACTTCTTTCTTATTGTCTCTTCTGCCGGGTCGTCGACGCCCTTCTCGTCGAGACAGAAGACAATGTCCCTTTCCGGGTGGTAGGGGCTGTCCACCATCCTCGCGATCCGGTTCTTGGCTGCCTTCCTCAGGTAGATCCTGTAGGTGCTGGTGTGGGCCACGACGTGCCCTCCGGTGGGCCTTGTCGGGTCCCCGAAGAAGCTGTCAGGCGCGGCCTGGACCTGGTTCGTCACGACCACGGCTATGTTGTACACTTCAGCGGTGCGCAGGAGCTGGTGCATGAAACGGTTCAGCCTCTGCTGCCTCTCCGCCAGGGTGCCTCTCCCCAGGAACTCGGCCCTGTAGTGCGCGACTGCGCTGTCCAGGATGACTAGCTTCACCTTGTTCGGCTCGATCACCTTGCCGAGGTCCTTCACTATCAGCTCCTGGTGGGCGCTGTTGTAGGCCCTTGCGACCGTTATGCGCGAGAGGATCTTGTCCGAGTCCAGGTCTCGGGCCTCGGCGATCTGCGCGATTCTCTCGGGGCGGAAGGTCCCCTCCGTGTCGATGTACACCGCGCCTGCGCCCAGCCCTCCCTGCTCCTTGGTCCCCTGGACCATCACGCAGAGGGTGTGGCATATCTGGCTCTTTCCCGAGCCGAATTCGCCGTAGAACTCGGTCATCGCCCAAGTCTCTATGCCGCCCCCGAGAAGGTCGTCCAGGTTCTTCGAACCCGTAGATATCCTGTCGATGGCCAACCTCTTGACAAGCAGGTCTGCGGCGTTCATGAAGTCAGGCTCGAGTCTCTTCATCTCGACGAGCTTCTTCCTCGCCTTGTTGTTGAGCTCGACCGCCTTGGATGTGTCGATGTCGACTGCGTCCGCGATGTCCGAGGGGCCCGCCGTCGCCAGGTCGAGGATTGTGTAGATTCCAGCGTCGCGGAGCTTCTGCTTGGTCGCAGGGCCTACCCCTGGGAGAGTGTCCAGCTCAAGCTCCGGGTCTGTTTCAGTTTCAGACAATAATTTTCGAACCTCCTTCTCCACTAATTAAGCATCACCTAGGGAGAGATACGTGAAAGTGTCCGGGGGAAGAGGCTCGCCGACCGGATGTGTTTGAGCCCGGCGATCCACCGGGTTGTCCTCTCCACACCGATACCGAAACCCGAGTGTGGAGGCATGCCGAACTTCCTCAGCTCGAGGTACCAGGCGAAGGACTCGACCGGGAGGTCCTGGCTCGCTATCCGGTCCATGAGCTCCACGTGGTCGTGTATCCTCTGACCGCCGGTCGCGAGCTCTCCTACCCCCTCGGGAGCGATCAGGTCCGCGGACTTCGTCACCTTCGGCCTGTCAGCGTAGGTCATGTGGTAGAAACTCCTCGCGGAAAGCGGATAGTCAGTGATGAAGAAAGGTGATTCCTGGGTCAGGCTGATGGCCCTCTCAGCCTCGGTCGGGAGGTCGTCCCCCCACTCGAAGGGGAACCCCTTCTTCTCGGCCACCTCTCGTGCTTCATCGTAGGAAATCCGCGGGAAGGGCTGAAGGGGCTGCTTGAGAGTCCGCCCGAGGGTCTTCAGCTCGGCCTGCCGCCTCTCGAGGACCCGGGACACCATCATGGATAGGAGGCCCTCTTGGACCCTCATGTTCTCCGCCTGGTCTGCGAAGGCCTGCTCTGCCTCGATCATCCAGAACTCGGTCAGGTGCTTTGACGTCTTGGACTTCTCTGCACGGAAGGCGGGCTGGAAGATCCAGACCTTCTGGAGAGCGGGGAGAGCGGCCTCCTCGTAGAACTGGGCGCTCTGGCTGAGGTTGGCCTTCTTCCCGAAGTAGTC
It encodes the following:
- the uppS gene encoding polyprenyl diphosphate synthase — translated: MLDSALKMLGVYKIYEGRLRSQVESEGVPSHIGIILDGNRRWAASQGLTQGAGHKEGADRAEELLDWCHELRIRTVTLYVLSTENLDRSTEELMDLFSLIEARLARLLNDERITRYRVKVRAIGQLELLPDSIRALLEAIERKTEGFGDHYLNIAVAYGGRAEITDMVKSVAQDVKNGKLRPEDITEDTVGKRLYTSYLPNQEPDLIIRTSGEERMSGFMLWQGAYSELVFMDVFWPAFRKIDLMRAIRTYQTRTRRYGG
- the aspS gene encoding aspartate--tRNA(Asn) ligase, with the translated sequence MKSSPFELTNAADILSGKSGAHVEVRGWVARKHTVGGLVFALLRDGSGYVQVSAKKRPDEPGAFEGAKESSRESAVVVRGEVKDDKRAPGGKEVAAEEFVVVAKAESWPITKTAAKSASYLFDKRHLSIRGPKAIAAMRIRGEVIGAAFDYFRDNRFQLISAPTFVLAAVEGGSTLFSVDYFGKKANLSQSAQFYEEAALPALQKVWIFQPAFRAEKSKTSKHLTEFWMIEAEQAFADQAENMRVQEGLLSMMVSRVLERRQAELKTLGRTLKQPLQPFPRISYDEAREVAEKKGFPFEWGDDLPTEAERAISLTQESPFFITDYPLSARSFYHMTYADRPKVTKSADLIAPEGVGELATGGQRIHDHVELMDRIASQDLPVESFAWYLELRKFGMPPHSGFGIGVERTTRWIAGLKHIRSASLFPRTLSRISP
- a CDS encoding bis(5'-nucleosyl)-tetraphosphatase, with product MRATSRTCGTLIIELSGMVSVDEHSAGAVVFRDGADGRRYLLLQNGGRWDFPKGNREEGEGELQTVLREVAEETGLTDVSVIPGFRKVIEYFYRRGGKDVHKQVIYLLASTNSENIKISFEHQGFAWFSFSDAIKRASYDNSKMTLKEADGFLRGKGPDGAADQY
- the radA gene encoding DNA repair and recombination protein RadA → MSETETDPELELDTLPGVGPATKQKLRDAGIYTILDLATAGPSDIADAVDIDTSKAVELNNKARKKLVEMKRLEPDFMNAADLLVKRLAIDRISTGSKNLDDLLGGGIETWAMTEFYGEFGSGKSQICHTLCVMVQGTKEQGGLGAGAVYIDTEGTFRPERIAQIAEARDLDSDKILSRITVARAYNSAHQELIVKDLGKVIEPNKVKLVILDSAVAHYRAEFLGRGTLAERQQRLNRFMHQLLRTAEVYNIAVVVTNQVQAAPDSFFGDPTRPTGGHVVAHTSTYRIYLRKAAKNRIARMVDSPYHPERDIVFCLDEKGVDDPAEETIRKK
- a CDS encoding inositol-3-phosphate synthase; protein product: MPKIKVAIAGVGNCASAIIQGVRYYSQKGEGEGLTYWKVGGYTPEHIEFVAAFDVSSRKVGKDLSQAIFQPPNNTEKITDVPKLGVVVKKGPVMDGIGKFLKDVVPVAESKEDDVVEELKRSGAEVLVNYLPVGSTAASHSYAEAALEAGVAFINAIPVFIASDPAWAERFARAKLPVAGDDVMSQIGATVLHKTLVKMAIDRGVKVDETYQLNIGGDTDFLNMLEESRLKDKRESKTSAVRAMSPYEVPTRIGPSDYVPFLNNDKVCYIWLKGKYFGGTVVKMDVKLHVVDAYDSGGVMVDAIRGAKVALDRGVGGQLISLSAYCFKHPPVQMPYPAAKAAFEDFTSGKLER